The following proteins are encoded in a genomic region of Paenibacillus sp. FSL H3-0469:
- a CDS encoding MFS transporter: protein MSQITSATHDKAATNRNIFLFFGSKLISVLGSSMYTFVAGLYILNETGSGSSFAVTLLCGLLPGILLSPFAGVLADRVNRRRLLIGSDLASALIMSLAFLFVSLEGLFLWTIYLSLILLSICSTFYSISVSSSMMMLVDSGSVQRAGSLNQIAGSAGHLLAPILAGLLYAFLPLQDFMLLNAAGFTVSTVMGCMLRYKPISPLQVALESAEAADPQPLRERLGTAVNGFRTNLKEGFAYVIRRPVLRSLMGIVFWINFFVVALNVVLPYVAVQTLGLSSKQYGVLEAMLAAGVLLMSLLLAVLPQSKSPVKPILGGLSALGVLFLALAVPLLLDFTPNATFLLFLPLLILIGVMIMVINIPVQVYLQQTTEEEYRGRVFGLVEGIAGSIAPLGMLLYGVLLDRLPGSLILLVSGAAILAVTLAGRRSLIRSGAAEQTATQGKTEQAGA, encoded by the coding sequence ATGTCTCAAATAACATCCGCAACCCATGATAAGGCAGCGACTAACCGTAACATATTCCTCTTCTTCGGCAGCAAGCTGATCTCTGTTCTCGGCTCCAGTATGTATACCTTCGTAGCTGGGCTGTACATTCTGAACGAGACTGGCTCAGGGAGCAGTTTCGCTGTTACACTGCTCTGCGGGCTGCTGCCCGGAATCCTGCTGTCCCCCTTCGCCGGTGTGCTCGCCGACAGAGTTAACCGCCGCAGGCTGCTGATCGGCTCGGACCTGGCCAGTGCCCTGATTATGTCCCTAGCCTTTCTGTTCGTCTCGCTGGAGGGATTGTTCCTATGGACTATCTATCTGTCGCTCATTCTATTATCTATCTGCTCTACCTTCTATAGTATCTCAGTCTCCTCCTCGATGATGATGCTTGTAGACAGCGGCTCCGTCCAGCGGGCCGGATCACTCAATCAGATTGCCGGATCGGCTGGTCACCTGCTGGCTCCGATTCTCGCCGGTCTTCTGTATGCCTTCCTTCCCCTTCAGGATTTCATGCTGCTGAACGCGGCTGGCTTCACCGTTTCGACCGTGATGGGCTGCATGCTGAGATACAAACCGATTTCACCTCTTCAAGTTGCCCTTGAATCTGCCGAAGCCGCAGACCCCCAGCCGCTCCGCGAACGTCTGGGCACTGCTGTTAACGGGTTCCGCACGAATCTGAAGGAAGGCTTCGCTTATGTGATCCGCCGTCCGGTCCTCCGCTCCCTGATGGGTATTGTGTTCTGGATTAATTTCTTCGTCGTCGCCCTGAATGTTGTGCTGCCCTATGTTGCAGTACAGACACTCGGACTCTCCTCGAAGCAATATGGAGTCCTCGAAGCAATGCTGGCGGCAGGCGTACTTCTGATGTCGCTGCTGCTTGCTGTACTTCCCCAGAGCAAGAGTCCAGTGAAGCCGATCCTCGGAGGCTTAAGCGCACTGGGAGTGTTATTCCTCGCGCTGGCAGTGCCGCTGCTGCTTGATTTCACCCCGAATGCCACCTTCCTTCTCTTCCTGCCGCTGCTGATCCTTATCGGCGTCATGATTATGGTCATTAACATTCCGGTTCAAGTCTATCTGCAGCAGACTACCGAGGAAGAGTACCGCGGACGCGTATTCGGTCTGGTAGAGGGCATCGCCGGTTCCATCGCTCCGCTCGGAATGCTGCTCTATGGCGTCCTTCTCGACCGGCTTCCCGGCTCACTCATTCTGCTCGTCTCCGGTGCAGCTATTCTGGCGGTCACCCTCGCCGGACGGAGAAGCCTCATCCGCAGCGGTGCCGCAGAGCAGACGGCGACTCAGGGGAAGACAGAGCAGGCGGGAGCCTGA
- a CDS encoding nucleotidyltransferase domain-containing protein translates to MYAHHRQTLEKLAEKLEQDPSCLAAITSGSVAKGTASETSDVDVHLVFTDEAYKEYERNDRLSYVDREVSTYEGGYVDIKVINRRFLELAARQANEPTRYAFTGAEVLFSRIPELDELVARIPVYPEENRERNLQDFCAQIYLFGLYFAKEAARKDDAYLLAHTASNLVFFSGRMILAYNRMLFPSHKGLLDAVGAAEAQPKNFHTLATELLQSPSADKSVRFAAKMLAFYNHGLSFEQALGIYVLNNERSWTKQPPSLQNR, encoded by the coding sequence ATGTACGCGCACCACAGACAGACACTGGAAAAGCTGGCGGAGAAGCTGGAGCAAGACCCTTCTTGTCTGGCGGCAATTACCAGCGGATCAGTAGCCAAGGGAACCGCCAGCGAGACCTCGGATGTGGATGTCCATCTGGTCTTCACCGATGAAGCCTATAAGGAATATGAGCGGAACGACAGGCTCTCCTATGTGGACCGCGAAGTCAGCACCTATGAAGGCGGATACGTCGATATCAAGGTAATTAACCGCCGGTTTCTGGAGCTTGCAGCCCGGCAGGCCAATGAGCCGACAAGGTATGCTTTTACTGGTGCAGAGGTGCTCTTCTCCAGAATCCCGGAGCTGGATGAGCTGGTGGCCCGGATTCCCGTCTATCCTGAGGAGAACCGCGAGCGCAATTTGCAGGACTTTTGCGCCCAGATCTATCTATTCGGGCTGTATTTCGCCAAAGAGGCGGCCCGGAAGGACGACGCCTACCTGCTCGCCCATACTGCCAGCAATCTGGTCTTCTTCAGCGGAAGAATGATCCTGGCTTATAACCGCATGCTTTTTCCAAGCCACAAGGGGCTGCTGGATGCCGTCGGTGCTGCGGAAGCCCAGCCGAAGAATTTCCATACGCTGGCAACAGAGCTGCTGCAGTCGCCCAGCGCAGATAAGAGTGTGCGCTTCGCCGCGAAGATGCTGGCATTCTATAATCACGGCCTGTCCTTCGAGCAGGCGCTGGGAATATATGTGCTGAACAACGAGCGCTCCTGGACAAAGCAGCCGCCTTCGTTGCAGAACCGATAA
- a CDS encoding DsbA family oxidoreductase has product MRVDIWFDYTCPFCYIGEKKFEAALEQFDYKNEVEIVLHSFEMVPGYYPQAGESIYETASKHAGMSVSQAKHAYMQVTEMARMTGLDYRFDQTVPANTFNAHRLTHYAAAHGKAYALSERIFRAYFTEGLNINDPSTLALLAAEAGLDGTKSLAVLESNQFTTEVQKDEKDSRLASVRGMPYFLFNETYSVSGARDQSVFKEVLDQAWSKVETVSDDNTESATSPGCLDGSCPIR; this is encoded by the coding sequence ATGAGAGTAGATATATGGTTCGATTATACTTGTCCGTTTTGCTATATTGGGGAAAAAAAGTTTGAAGCCGCCTTGGAACAGTTTGATTACAAAAATGAGGTAGAAATCGTGCTCCACAGCTTTGAAATGGTACCTGGTTATTATCCGCAAGCAGGAGAATCGATTTACGAAACGGCTTCCAAACATGCAGGGATGAGTGTCTCCCAGGCAAAACATGCCTATATGCAGGTTACTGAAATGGCAAGAATGACAGGCCTCGATTATCGGTTTGATCAGACCGTGCCGGCAAACACCTTTAACGCACACCGCCTAACGCATTATGCGGCCGCCCATGGGAAAGCTTATGCGCTCTCGGAACGTATCTTCAGAGCCTATTTTACAGAAGGACTTAACATAAACGACCCTAGTACCCTTGCCTTACTGGCAGCAGAAGCAGGTCTGGATGGAACGAAATCACTGGCGGTCCTGGAGAGTAACCAATTCACAACAGAAGTGCAAAAGGATGAAAAAGATAGCCGCCTTGCCTCCGTACGGGGAATGCCGTATTTTCTGTTTAATGAAACGTATTCTGTATCGGGTGCCCGGGATCAATCAGTATTCAAAGAGGTGCTGGATCAGGCATGGTCCAAGGTGGAGACTGTATCCGATGATAATACCGAATCCGCCACCAGCCCCGGATGTCTGGATGGCTCCTGTCCTATCAGGTAA
- a CDS encoding Gfo/Idh/MocA family oxidoreductase: MSSVAEGPSYKLGILGASNIAVPAMLEPARVVEKVKVAAIANRTLAKAEAMAEAYRIPYVAGSLDELLELDELDGVYIALSNELHAQWAIRALNAGKHVLVEKPICLHPEEAEQLRQAKNNPAAPKLTEGLMIACHPWQQALKGIVDSGEFGALRRISTRISVPAKNGHAGNYRSVREKGGGAFADLGCYWLQFVQMLAGLEPEEILAESAFDGPDGCDWTFQAALQYKNGLRAECLTSFELPYRASHTLYFDHTVLTVPDFFRPIKGFYKLKIRHDLPDNRTTLCEFEPLNYYVGQLEAFAAIMSGQRAEGLGATWERVQLQARIMAGAQRCRV, encoded by the coding sequence ATGAGCAGTGTGGCAGAGGGGCCAAGCTATAAGCTCGGTATTCTGGGCGCCTCAAATATTGCGGTTCCAGCGATGCTGGAGCCGGCACGGGTAGTGGAGAAGGTGAAGGTCGCGGCAATTGCCAACCGCACCTTGGCGAAAGCGGAGGCCATGGCCGAGGCATACCGGATTCCCTATGTGGCAGGTAGTCTGGACGAGCTGCTGGAGCTAGACGAGCTGGATGGAGTATATATTGCGCTCAGCAATGAGCTTCATGCGCAGTGGGCGATCCGGGCCTTGAATGCGGGCAAGCATGTCTTGGTGGAAAAGCCGATCTGTCTCCATCCCGAAGAAGCGGAGCAATTAAGGCAGGCGAAGAACAACCCTGCGGCTCCGAAGCTCACTGAGGGGTTGATGATTGCCTGTCACCCCTGGCAGCAGGCGCTGAAGGGCATCGTCGATTCGGGCGAATTCGGCGCGCTGCGCAGGATCAGCACCCGAATCTCCGTTCCTGCCAAGAACGGGCATGCCGGAAATTACCGGAGTGTCAGGGAGAAGGGCGGAGGGGCTTTTGCCGATCTGGGCTGCTATTGGCTGCAATTCGTGCAGATGCTTGCCGGTCTAGAGCCGGAGGAGATCCTGGCGGAGTCGGCCTTTGACGGGCCGGATGGCTGTGACTGGACCTTTCAGGCGGCGCTGCAATACAAGAACGGACTGAGGGCCGAGTGCCTCACTTCCTTCGAGCTGCCATACCGGGCCTCGCACACCCTGTATTTCGACCATACCGTGCTTACGGTCCCGGATTTCTTCCGGCCGATCAAGGGGTTCTACAAGCTCAAAATCCGGCATGATCTGCCGGACAACCGCACCACCCTATGCGAATTCGAACCGCTGAACTATTATGTGGGCCAGCTGGAGGCTTTTGCGGCAATCATGAGCGGGCAACGGGCCGAGGGCCTGGGCGCTACCTGGGAACGGGTGCAGCTGCAAGCCCGGATCATGGCCGGGGCGCAGCGGTGCCGGGTTTAG
- a CDS encoding radical SAM protein: MQPTSRVSLDEQSFEALKRTIKNVVVPHRERKHDPGFKTVMPEIMSLKLTNRCNLRCKHCYQWNEDGYHHDMDAAEQNLDMDLGMIQRLLEETDEAQSRLYLWGGEPLFHRQAKEILELLKEHPRDTTICTNAYMIPKFEEELCAISDNLELLIPIEGFQEEHDFLRGKNSFQKVIDAVDRLLELREQGRFRGRISVHNVINDNMIGRLYELVEFFEQKGVDLVLLCFPWYISEETSFAMDRFYDEHFQWLAELPPDHRSSWHAFKYHIKPENITRLTEDLKRINSNTWHNTRIRYQPGLDFDEIEDFVAGKPMKSRSTSKCLALSTRVDIAPNGMVSACKFFGELAIGNVKDQTLTDIWNSARYDRLRRIMDEGLSPACSKCNVLYLNTYAALAQI; this comes from the coding sequence ATGCAGCCTACCAGTAGAGTGAGCCTGGACGAGCAGTCCTTTGAGGCATTGAAACGTACAATCAAGAATGTGGTGGTCCCGCACCGGGAACGTAAGCATGATCCCGGCTTCAAGACGGTGATGCCGGAGATTATGTCCCTCAAGCTGACCAACCGCTGTAATCTGCGCTGCAAGCATTGCTATCAATGGAATGAAGACGGCTACCATCATGATATGGATGCCGCTGAACAGAATCTGGATATGGATCTGGGAATGATCCAGAGGCTGCTGGAGGAGACGGATGAAGCGCAGTCCCGCCTGTATTTATGGGGAGGGGAGCCGCTGTTTCACCGGCAGGCCAAGGAGATTCTGGAGCTGCTGAAGGAGCACCCCCGGGATACTACGATCTGTACCAATGCCTATATGATTCCGAAGTTTGAAGAGGAGCTGTGTGCAATCTCCGACAATCTGGAGCTGCTGATCCCGATCGAGGGGTTCCAGGAGGAGCATGATTTCCTGCGCGGCAAGAATTCGTTCCAGAAGGTCATCGACGCCGTTGACCGTTTGCTGGAGCTGCGCGAGCAAGGCCGCTTCCGCGGCCGGATCTCGGTGCACAATGTGATTAATGACAATATGATCGGCCGGTTGTATGAGCTGGTGGAATTTTTTGAGCAAAAAGGCGTCGATCTGGTCCTGCTCTGCTTCCCCTGGTATATCTCTGAGGAGACCAGCTTTGCGATGGACCGCTTCTATGATGAACACTTCCAGTGGCTGGCTGAGCTTCCGCCGGATCACCGGAGCAGCTGGCACGCGTTCAAATACCATATCAAGCCGGAGAATATCACCAGACTGACCGAAGACCTGAAGCGGATTAACAGCAATACCTGGCACAATACCCGAATCCGTTATCAGCCGGGTCTCGATTTTGATGAGATTGAGGATTTTGTGGCCGGCAAGCCGATGAAATCCCGCAGTACGTCGAAATGTCTGGCGCTCAGTACCCGGGTGGATATTGCCCCGAATGGCATGGTGAGCGCCTGTAAATTTTTTGGGGAGCTGGCTATTGGCAATGTGAAGGATCAGACGCTGACAGACATATGGAATTCTGCGCGTTATGACCGGCTGCGGCGGATTATGGACGAAGGCTTGTCTCCGGCCTGCTCCAAATGCAATGTGCTGTACTTGAACACCTATGCTGCGCTGGCTCAGATATGA
- a CDS encoding UDP-glucuronosyltransferase: MNNTVTILCSGFGLGFYVPGLLLERKLTALGLQAEIEVFESLMPERKKEQTDNSRRAYQQSFAVALTSQKIPSDIRSSLDPAAVEQLLQQWKHEERQHFIVLSGHWVHIMDQYRELAGVSVYADLLYIDAGLSPSWKNLRKLNPGYAEGYHEVSLYDPGKQEILCSIDAGSGEALPAAARNGRLVVHGGGWGIGTFREKFDALESAGYELDIAAYSIQEIGEAIHGRRYYMNDPQWRTWTKDSSGQYTFPPFAEVTGNRTEHFPPCQSYGEGMFGVIRQASAVISKPGGGALIDSLASGTPLVLLDPFGPHEKINSDLWVKLGYGITYGEWAMSGYDDDELRKLADNLRAANGQYPDYAASYAEQLSTAGGRS, encoded by the coding sequence ATGAATAACACCGTGACGATTCTATGCTCAGGCTTTGGTCTCGGCTTCTATGTCCCTGGTCTGCTGCTGGAACGCAAGTTAACCGCGCTGGGTCTTCAGGCGGAGATTGAGGTGTTCGAGAGCTTAATGCCTGAGCGCAAAAAGGAACAGACAGACAACAGCCGCAGGGCGTATCAGCAGAGCTTCGCCGTAGCTCTGACCTCACAAAAAATACCGTCCGATATAAGAAGCAGCCTTGACCCTGCAGCCGTTGAACAACTGCTGCAGCAATGGAAGCATGAGGAACGGCAGCATTTCATCGTCTTGTCCGGGCACTGGGTGCATATCATGGACCAGTACCGTGAGCTGGCGGGGGTGAGCGTGTATGCTGACCTGCTGTATATTGACGCCGGCCTGTCGCCATCGTGGAAAAATCTGCGCAAACTGAATCCGGGTTATGCGGAAGGCTATCATGAAGTAAGCCTGTATGATCCCGGGAAGCAGGAGATTCTGTGCAGCATCGATGCCGGGTCTGGGGAAGCACTGCCTGCCGCGGCGAGGAACGGGCGGCTGGTCGTTCATGGGGGCGGCTGGGGGATTGGAACCTTCCGTGAGAAGTTTGACGCGCTGGAGTCGGCGGGGTACGAGCTGGATATCGCCGCTTACAGTATTCAGGAGATTGGCGAGGCTATCCATGGAAGACGTTATTATATGAATGATCCGCAGTGGCGCACCTGGACGAAGGACAGCAGCGGGCAGTATACCTTCCCGCCGTTTGCAGAGGTAACCGGTAACCGGACGGAGCATTTCCCGCCCTGTCAGAGCTATGGGGAGGGGATGTTCGGAGTTATCCGGCAGGCATCCGCAGTCATCAGCAAGCCGGGCGGCGGCGCTTTGATAGATTCGCTGGCTTCGGGTACACCGCTTGTGCTGCTGGACCCCTTCGGCCCGCATGAGAAGATCAACAGTGATCTGTGGGTCAAGCTTGGTTACGGCATTACTTATGGAGAGTGGGCCATGTCAGGATATGATGATGATGAACTGCGCAAGCTGGCGGATAACCTCAGAGCCGCCAACGGTCAATACCCGGACTATGCGGCAAGCTATGCCGAACAATTATCCACAGCAGGAGGGAGAAGCTAA